In one window of Paraflavitalea soli DNA:
- a CDS encoding DEAD/DEAH box helicase — protein sequence MTFDQLNLQEPLLKALKDTGYTNPTPIQEKSIPIVLQQKDLLGCAQTGTGKTAAFAIPVLQLLHSQQPAQRGPRAVRALVLTPTRELAIQIEESFRTYGKYTGLNQMVIFGGVSQGSQVNALRNGVDILIATPGRLLDLLNQGFVNLQHLQLFVLDEADRMLDMGFIHDVKRIIARIPVKRQTLFFSATMPPEIAGLANTILKDPIKVEVTPVSSTAEKIAQEVYFTDKDSKRSLLIHVLENSTIERALVFARTKYGSDKIAKALTRAGIKADAIHGDKSQNARQHALNNFKNGKIRILVATDIAARGIDVDNLTHVINYELPNVPETYVHRIGRTGRAGASGIAISFCDAEERAYLKDIQKLIKQSIPVVEEHPFPAAKTFIAPQPAIQKKSAGGGGNRNGNNGFKKRFNSNHSFNR from the coding sequence TTGACATTTGATCAACTGAATCTTCAGGAGCCTTTATTAAAGGCGCTGAAGGACACGGGGTATACTAACCCAACTCCCATCCAGGAGAAGTCTATCCCTATCGTATTACAACAAAAAGACCTGTTGGGCTGCGCCCAGACAGGCACCGGCAAAACAGCCGCTTTCGCAATCCCTGTATTACAATTATTGCATAGCCAGCAACCTGCTCAAAGAGGCCCCCGTGCCGTAAGAGCACTGGTACTCACGCCAACGCGTGAACTGGCTATCCAGATAGAAGAAAGTTTCAGGACTTATGGTAAATATACCGGCCTTAACCAAATGGTTATTTTTGGTGGTGTATCACAGGGAAGTCAGGTCAACGCCCTCAGAAATGGGGTAGATATCCTGATTGCCACACCAGGCCGCCTGCTTGACCTGCTCAACCAGGGATTCGTAAACCTGCAGCACTTGCAATTATTCGTATTGGATGAAGCCGACCGTATGCTGGACATGGGTTTCATTCATGACGTAAAGCGGATCATTGCCCGTATTCCTGTTAAAAGGCAAACCTTGTTCTTCTCAGCTACCATGCCCCCTGAAATTGCGGGCCTGGCCAATACGATCCTGAAAGATCCCATTAAAGTAGAAGTTACCCCTGTATCCTCTACTGCAGAAAAGATCGCCCAGGAAGTATATTTCACTGATAAGGACAGCAAGCGCTCTCTGCTGATCCATGTGCTGGAGAATTCCACCATCGAACGCGCCCTCGTTTTTGCCCGTACCAAATACGGCTCCGACAAGATCGCCAAAGCATTGACGCGTGCAGGTATTAAAGCCGATGCTATTCACGGTGATAAATCACAGAATGCACGGCAACATGCACTCAACAATTTCAAGAATGGCAAGATACGCATCCTGGTAGCTACGGATATCGCCGCAAGGGGTATTGATGTAGACAACCTCACACACGTGATCAACTATGAACTGCCCAATGTACCGGAGACCTATGTTCACCGCATTGGCCGTACTGGTCGTGCAGGCGCCAGTGGTATCGCCATCTCCTTTTGTGATGCAGAAGAAAGGGCTTACCTGAAAGACATTCAGAAGCTCATTAAGCAATCTATCCCGGTAGTGGAAGAACATCCTTTCCCTGCTGCCAAAACGTTTATCGCTCCCCAGCCCGCTATTCAAAAGAAGTCAGCCGGCGGCGGTGGCAACAGGAACGGTAATAATGGTTTCAAGAAGCGATTCAACAGCAACCATTCTTTCAACCGTTAA
- a CDS encoding class I SAM-dependent methyltransferase gives MKEDKASRTAQYMALFRALETARPLGRRLFNDPYAISFLDKGLKRATQLSKIPFIRTLVHNIIHRKIPGALSSGLARTKYIDDLLLYAVNNGVEQVLILGAGFDTRGLRLGFLRDIPVIEIDHPNTSAHKVNVLKGLGRLPDNVIYYQLDFNKESLDDMLDWNPVDLTKPTAIIWEGVTNYLTASAIENVFRFLSRFAGGSYIIFTYVHRMVLDNPQAFYGAEKLLSDLEKIEERWTFGFKPEELRDYLNDFNWALLEDKSAVEYRRKYMPRNTERGYEFYRVAFAKKRKY, from the coding sequence ATGAAGGAAGATAAAGCCAGCAGAACTGCGCAATACATGGCCTTATTCAGGGCGCTTGAAACAGCCCGCCCCCTGGGCAGACGGTTGTTCAATGATCCCTATGCCATTTCTTTCCTCGATAAAGGCCTCAAAAGAGCCACCCAACTGTCGAAGATCCCTTTTATCAGAACCCTGGTCCACAATATCATCCACCGCAAAATACCAGGCGCCCTCTCATCCGGCCTGGCCCGTACCAAATACATCGACGACCTGCTGTTATATGCTGTCAACAATGGGGTAGAGCAGGTTTTGATCTTGGGGGCTGGTTTTGATACCAGAGGCCTCCGGCTCGGCTTCTTAAGAGATATTCCCGTAATAGAGATCGATCACCCCAATACCTCTGCCCACAAAGTGAATGTACTGAAGGGACTGGGGAGACTGCCTGACAATGTGATCTATTACCAGCTCGATTTCAACAAGGAAAGCCTGGATGATATGCTCGACTGGAATCCGGTCGATCTTACAAAGCCTACCGCTATTATCTGGGAAGGTGTTACCAACTACCTCACGGCATCTGCTATCGAAAATGTGTTTCGATTCCTCAGTCGCTTTGCAGGAGGTTCCTATATTATCTTTACCTATGTGCACCGCATGGTGCTCGATAATCCGCAGGCTTTTTATGGCGCTGAGAAATTACTGAGTGACCTGGAAAAGATAGAAGAACGCTGGACCTTTGGTTTCAAACCCGAAGAGCTAAGGGACTACCTCAATGATTTCAACTGGGCCTTGCTGGAAGACAAAAGCGCCGTTGAGTACCGCCGCAAATACATGCCCCGCAATACGGAAAGAGGCTATGAGTTTTACCGCGTAGCGTTTGCCAAGAAACGAAAGTATTAA
- a CDS encoding NADPH-dependent FMN reductase, with product MKTILAISGSLRASSANTTILEILGTLFPVDVRYAIYEGIGNLPHFNPDIDKDGPLLSVKALRDHIKNAAAVVICTPEYAFGVPGVLKNALDWLVSSGELNEKPVATISASPLYRGGDRAHASLLLTLEALGVQKIAEVTIPAVTTKLNEHGELTHPETKQELATLAQSLVKAIAN from the coding sequence ATGAAAACGATACTAGCGATCTCAGGCAGCCTGCGGGCCAGTTCAGCCAATACCACCATACTCGAGATATTGGGCACCCTGTTTCCGGTGGACGTTCGCTATGCCATTTATGAGGGCATTGGCAATTTACCCCACTTCAACCCGGATATTGATAAAGATGGCCCTTTATTGTCGGTTAAAGCCTTGCGTGACCACATCAAAAATGCCGCAGCAGTGGTTATCTGTACCCCGGAATATGCCTTTGGGGTACCTGGTGTGCTTAAAAACGCATTGGATTGGTTAGTTTCATCAGGAGAACTCAATGAAAAACCCGTGGCTACCATCAGTGCTTCGCCGCTGTACAGGGGCGGGGATAGGGCCCATGCCTCTCTCTTATTGACCCTGGAAGCGTTGGGCGTACAGAAAATAGCAGAGGTTACCATCCCTGCCGTTACCACCAAACTCAATGAGCATGGAGAGCTGACCCACCCCGAAACGAAGCAGGAACTGGCCACCCTGGCCCAATCACTGGTGAAAGCCATAGCCAACTAA